In Hevea brasiliensis isolate MT/VB/25A 57/8 chromosome 13, ASM3005281v1, whole genome shotgun sequence, a single genomic region encodes these proteins:
- the LOC131171942 gene encoding probable receptor-like protein kinase At5g61350 yields the protein MGEENHTLLILFLLLLLSNFNFGKSSNSSEVAFTPPDNYLIDCGSSQDTKLDDGRIFKSDSSSRSYLETNVEVEVSVDSILVNTTSNSSSPSSASALLLCRSARILTSDSKYSVHISSPGWHWVRLYFYPLPHLKYNLTSAVFSVTTGDEFVLLHEFSVRETTSVVFKEYLLNVTSETFSLIFKPNQQSYAFINAIEIVSAPDSLLSDSASTVPQGGTFSGLFNYAFEVFYRLNVGGPIITPKNDTLSRTWLPDTEYNAFPQGVQNVSVSPGAIKYPQHGANTYIAPRLVYASADQMADSDTESQNFNLTWEMSVDPGFSYLIRTHFCDIVSKSLNDIYFNVYINGLIGVSSLDLSSINNALSTAYYMDFVLNASSIQNGTVAVQVGPTTTVQSGQPNAILNGLEVIKISNKLGSLDGLLGAKGSQGMSIMKIVAVVGLGMGLTAMVLLAMVFIRWQKRPNDWQKRKSFSSWLLPLHTNQSTFLSSKSSSRRSSIFGSRKSKSGHSGYFNNQGLGRYFTFSELQNATLNFDEKTVIGVGGFGKVYFGELEDGTKTAIKRGNPSSQQGINEFQTEIQMLSKLRHRHLVSLIGFSDERSEMILVYEYMANGPLRDHLYGSNQPPLSWKQRLEICIGAARGLHYLHTGAAQGIIHRDVKTTNILLDENFVAKVSDFGLSKAASMEQGYVSTAVKGSFGYLDPEYFRKQQLTEKSDVYSFGVVLFEVLCARPVINPALPRDQVNLAEWAMQWYRKGMIDKIIDPQIAGTINPGSLKKYVEAAEKCLAEYGVDRPGMGDVLWNLEYALQLQEASSQPDISEDKSTNLIALKKPSRRAPEGESAVSISDDSEVTLDSPMFSELGNFQGR from the coding sequence ATGGGGGAAGAGAATCATACCCTTTTGATCCTTTTCCTTTTATTGCTCCTCTCCAACTTCAATTTTGGAAAAAGTAGTAATTCTTCTGAGGTTGCGTTTACCCCTCCTGACAATTATCTCATTGATTGTGGATCATCACAAGATACCAAGCTTGATGATGGCCGAATCTTCAAATCTGATTCTTCCTCAAGGAGTTACCTGGAGACGAACGTAGAGGTAGAAGTTTCGGTGGATTCTATTCTTGTCAATACCACTTCTAATTCTTCTTCTCCTTCGTCTGCATCTGCGCTTCTTCTGTGTCGCAGTGCAAGAATTTTAACTTCTGATTCGAAATATTCTGTTCATATATCTAGTCCTGGTTGGCACTGGGTTCGTCTTTACTTCTATCCGCTTCCCCACCTGAAATACAATCTAACCAGTGCTGTTTTCTCCGTCACAACTGGTGATGAATTTGTTCTTTTACATGAGTTCTCTGTGAGAGAGACTACTTCGGTGGTTTTCAAGGAATACCTCTTAAATGTCACTAGCGAAACATTTTCCCTCATTTTCAAGCCTAACCAACAATCTTATGCCTTCATCAATGCTATTGAGATTGTTTCTGCACCTGATAGCCTTCTTTCTGATTCTGCGTCCACAGTTCCCCAAGGAGGAACTTTCAGTGGTTTGTTTAATTATGCTTTTGAGGTGTTTTATCGGTTAAATGTTGGAGGCCCAATCATAACTCCCAAGAATGATACGCTGTCAAGAACATGGCTGCCTGATACAGAATATAACGCATTTCCACAAGGAGTTCAAAATGTATCTGTCTCTCCCGGTGCCATCAAATACCCACAGCATGGTGCCAACACATATATTGCTCCTCGATTGGTCTATGCATCCGCAGACCAGATGGCAGATTCTGATACAGAGTCACAGAATTTCAATCTCACTTGGGAGATGAGTGTTGATCCTGGATTTTCCTATTTGATCAGAACGCACTTCTGTGACATTGTGAGCAAGTCCCTTAATGACATATACTTCAATGTGTATATAAATGGATTGATAGGAGTGTCTAGTCTTGATCTTTCATCCATCAACAATGCCCTCTCCACAGCTTATTACATGGATTTTGTGCTCAACGCCTCATCCATCCAGAACGGTACTGTCGCGGTTCAGGTTGGCCCTACGACCACTGTACAGTCTGGGCAGCCTAATGCTATTCTTAATGGATTAGAGGTCATCAAGATAAGCAACAAATTGGGGAGCTTGGATGGCTTACTCGGTGCTAAAGGGTCACAAGGAATGAGCATAATGAAGATTGTTGCAGTTGTTGGGCTTGGAATGGGGCTAACTGCAATGGTTCTCCTCGCAATGGTATTTATCCGATGGCAGAAGAGGCCTAATGATTGGCAGAAACGAAAGAGCTTCTCCTCATGGCTTCTTCCTCTCCATACTAACCAGTCTACATTCTTATCCAGCAAGAGCAGCTCCCGAAGATCTAGCATCTTTGGTTCCCGGAAAAGCAAGAGCGGTCACTCTGGTTACTTTAATAATCAGGGTCTTGGCCGGTACTTCACTTTCAGTGAATTACAGAACGCCACACTAAATTTTGATGAAAAAACAGTGATTGGTGTTGGTGGGTTTGGAAAAGTTTATTTTGGAGAGTTAGAAGATGGAACTAAGACTGCTATCAAACGAGGAAACCCGAGTTCTCAGCAGGGTATAAATGAGTTCCAGACGGAAATACAAATGCTCTCTAAGCTCAGGCATCGCCACCTCGTATCACTCATTGGCTTCTCGGATGAACGATCAGAGATGATTCTGGTTTACGAGTACATGGCTAATGGTCCACTTCGCGACCACCTCTATGGCTCAAACCAACCTCCTTTGTCATGGAAACAACGGCTTGAGATTTGCATTGGTGCAGCTCGTGGGTTGCATTATCTCCATACAGGTGCTGCACAAGGCATTATACACCGTGACGTTAAGACCACGAATATTCTTCTTGATGAGAATTTCGTAGCAAAAGTATCTGATTTTGGCCTTTCCAAAGCTGCTTCAATGGAACAGGGCTATGTGAGCACAGCCGTGAAGGGTAGCTTTGGATATCTTGATCCTGAGTACTTCAGGAAGCAACAGCTTACAGAGAAATCTGATGTCTACTCTTTTGGGGTAGTTCTGTTTGAGGTATTATGCGCAAGGCCTGTCATAAATCCAGCACTGCCAAGGGATCAGGTGAATTTAGCTGAATGGGCAATGCAGTGGTATAGAAAGGGCATGATTGACAAGATAATTGATCCTCAAATTGCTGGGACTATTAATCCAGGATCTCTCAAAAAGTATGTGGAAGCTGCAGAGAAATGTTTAGCAGAATATGGCGTTGACAGGCCTGGCATGGGAGATGTGCTGTGGAACTTGGAGTATGCTTTGCAGCTTCAGGAAGCTTCCTCTCAGCCTGACATTTCAGAAGATAAGAGTACAAATCTCATTGCTCTGAAAAAACCAAGTAGAAGGGCCCCTGAAGGCGAATCTGCCGTTTCAATTAGTGATGATTCTGAAGTAACTTTAGATTCTCCAATGTTCTCTGAATTAGGGAACTTTCAGGGAAGGTAA
- the LOC131171943 gene encoding uncharacterized protein LOC131171943, whose protein sequence is MEEDTEVLSGGLKDWNDLRPFNLDSPPTLKTYSKQWSMVVIRESSHENHGDDDFSIFPPCNHENLVPCHFNQQPKNQPPPPPSLPSSPLSFLPTDFDPSPSPSESAFLPNWWDFARKILRSRIANIGSYFGSNNSYNKSSFWTFGNVALAVTVVLWCLCVRVRRQRRRRKIVEHLMQIISEKDKKIMQLLNQIAQMNEVLLTRHKVLASKLAD, encoded by the exons ATGGAAGAGGATACTGAGGTTCTTTCCGGTGGTCTCAAGGACTGGAATGACCTCCGACCCTTTAATCTTGATTCCCCGCCAACCCTCAAAACCTATTCAAAACAATGGTCTATGGTTGTTATTAGAGAGTCCTCCCATGAGAATCACGGCGACGATGATTTCTCCATTTTCCCTCCATGTAACCATGAGAATCTCGTTCCCTGTCATTTCAATCAACAACCAAAAAACCAACCACCCCCTCCCCCGTCCTTGCCTTCGTCTCCTTTGTCATTTCTTCCTACCGATTTTGACCCTTCACCATCGCCATCGGAGTCTGCCTTCTTGCCCAATTGGTGGGACTTTGCTCGTAAGATCTTGCGTTCGAGAATCGCTAATATTGGGTCCTACTTTGGATCTAATAATAGTTATAATAAAAGTTCGTTTTGGACATTTGGAAATGTTGCTTTGGCGGTGACGGTGGTCTTGTGGTGCTTGTGTGTGCGAGTAAGGCGGCAGAGGCGGAGGAGAAAGATTGTGGAGCATTTGATGCAGATTATCAGTGAGAAAGATAAG AAGATTATGCAGCTCCTGAATCAAATCGCTCAAATGAACGAAGTACTGCTAACTAGACACAAAGTTTTGGCTTCAAAACTGGCTGATTAA